The genomic segment GACTGTAACCGAAGGCCAGGACAGTTGAGTGAGCCGTCCGAACCGCGAGATGAACGCAGAGGAGCCGCGCACTGTGCTGAAGGAAGTCGAGCGCTGGCTGAGCACCCGCTCCTGGTCCATGGCCGACCGCCCGCTCCACAAGATCATGGCCGCGAAACGCGCCACCCATCAGACCGTCAGCGTGGTCCTGCCCGCGCTGAACGAGGAGGAGACGGTCGGCGACATCGTCGCGATCATCCGTCATGACCTCATGCGGCAGGTCCCGCTCGTCGACGAGATCGTGGTCGTCGACTCCGGCTCGACCGACCGAACGTCCGAGGTCGCGGCCGCGGCCGGGGCCCGGGTCGTGCACCGCGACGACATCCTGCCCCGCATGCCGACCGTGCCCGGCAAGGGCGAGGTCCTGTGGCGGTCGTTGCTGGTGACGTCCGGCGACATCGTCTGCTTCATCGACGCGGACCTCAAGGAGTTCTCGTCCGACTTCGTCTCCGGGATCGTCGGGCCCCTGCTCACCGATCCCGGCGTCGACCTCGTCAAGGCGATGTACGACCGCCCCCTCGGCTCCGCCGCCGGCCAGGGCGGCCGTGTGACGGAACTCATGGCCCGCCCCCTGCTCAACATGCACTGGCCCCAGCTGGCCGGCTTCGTCCAGCCGCTCGGCGGCGAGTACGCGGCCCGCCGCTCCCTCCTGGAGCAGCTTCCGTTCCCGGTCGGCTACGGCGTGGAGCTGGGCATGCTGGTCGACGCGCTGCATCTGGTCGGCCTGGACGCCCTGTCCCAGGTCGACGTGGGCATCCGCAAACACCGCCACCAGGACGGGCAGGCCCTCGGCCGCATGTCCGCGGCGATCTATCGCACGGCCCAGCTCCGGCTGGCCCGCGGCCACATGATCCGTCCCGTCCTGACGCAGTTCGAGCG from the Streptomyces sp. NBC_00310 genome contains:
- a CDS encoding glucosyl-3-phosphoglycerate synthase, with protein sequence MLKEVERWLSTRSWSMADRPLHKIMAAKRATHQTVSVVLPALNEEETVGDIVAIIRHDLMRQVPLVDEIVVVDSGSTDRTSEVAAAAGARVVHRDDILPRMPTVPGKGEVLWRSLLVTSGDIVCFIDADLKEFSSDFVSGIVGPLLTDPGVDLVKAMYDRPLGSAAGQGGRVTELMARPLLNMHWPQLAGFVQPLGGEYAARRSLLEQLPFPVGYGVELGMLVDALHLVGLDALSQVDVGIRKHRHQDGQALGRMSAAIYRTAQLRLARGHMIRPVLTQFERGREGFEPRTYSVDLEERPPMVEIAEYVERRAA